One segment of Ricinus communis isolate WT05 ecotype wild-type chromosome 8, ASM1957865v1, whole genome shotgun sequence DNA contains the following:
- the LOC8284337 gene encoding chromatin remodeling protein SHL isoform X2, translating to MAKPKAPRRTLDSYSVKHISKTIKAGDCVLMRPSDPSKPSYVARIERIESDGRGANVRVHVRWYYRPEESIGGRRQFHGSKEVFLSDHYDIQSADTIEGKCTVHSFKNYTRLEAVGNDDFFCRFEYNSSTGAFNPDRVAVYCKCEMPYNPDDLMVQCEGCTDWFHPTCIEMTAEEAKRLDHFFCENCSSEGQKKLQNSHTTSRQPETKVETKRRRR from the exons ATGGCCAAACCCAAAGCACCAAGACGCACTCTCGACTCCTACTCTGTCAAGCACATCAGCAAAACCATTAAAG CTGGCGACTGCGTGTTGATGCGGCCGTCTGATCCATCAAAGCCATCCTACGTGGCAAGGATCGAGCGGATCGAGTCCGACGGTCGTGGTGCTAACGTAAGAGTCCACGTGCGCTGGTACTACCGGCCGGAGGAATCGATCGGCGGCCGGCGGCAATTTCACGGCTCGAAAGAGGTATTTCTATCTGATCATTATGATATACAAAGCGCTGATACGATCGAAGGAAAGTGTACGGTTcatagttttaaaaattacacCAGACTTGAAGCTGTTGGAAACGATGACTTCTTCTGTCGTTTTGAGTATAATTCCTCTACTGGCGCTTTTAATCCCGATAGAGTCGCCGT GTATTGTAAATGTGAGATGCCTTACAATCCTGATGATTTAATGGTTCAATGTGAAGGCTGCACTGACTG GTTTCATCCTACTTGTATAGAAATGACTGCAGAGGAAGCGAAAAGGCTTGACCATTTCTTCTGCGAGAATTGTTCATCTGAAGGTCAAAAGAAGCTGCAGAATTCCCATACTACTTCCAGACAACCAGAGACGAAG GTGGAAACAAAGAGGCGTCGTAGGTGA
- the LOC8284337 gene encoding chromatin remodeling protein SHL isoform X1, whose translation MAKPKAPRRTLDSYSVKHISKTIKAGDCVLMRPSDPSKPSYVARIERIESDGRGANVRVHVRWYYRPEESIGGRRQFHGSKEVFLSDHYDIQSADTIEGKCTVHSFKNYTRLEAVGNDDFFCRFEYNSSTGAFNPDRVAVYCKCEMPYNPDDLMVQCEGCTDWFHPTCIEMTAEEAKRLDHFFCENCSSEGQKKLQNSHTTSRQPETKRWCSFRWKQRGVVGDKVNRQC comes from the exons ATGGCCAAACCCAAAGCACCAAGACGCACTCTCGACTCCTACTCTGTCAAGCACATCAGCAAAACCATTAAAG CTGGCGACTGCGTGTTGATGCGGCCGTCTGATCCATCAAAGCCATCCTACGTGGCAAGGATCGAGCGGATCGAGTCCGACGGTCGTGGTGCTAACGTAAGAGTCCACGTGCGCTGGTACTACCGGCCGGAGGAATCGATCGGCGGCCGGCGGCAATTTCACGGCTCGAAAGAGGTATTTCTATCTGATCATTATGATATACAAAGCGCTGATACGATCGAAGGAAAGTGTACGGTTcatagttttaaaaattacacCAGACTTGAAGCTGTTGGAAACGATGACTTCTTCTGTCGTTTTGAGTATAATTCCTCTACTGGCGCTTTTAATCCCGATAGAGTCGCCGT GTATTGTAAATGTGAGATGCCTTACAATCCTGATGATTTAATGGTTCAATGTGAAGGCTGCACTGACTG GTTTCATCCTACTTGTATAGAAATGACTGCAGAGGAAGCGAAAAGGCTTGACCATTTCTTCTGCGAGAATTGTTCATCTGAAGGTCAAAAGAAGCTGCAGAATTCCCATACTACTTCCAGACAACCAGAGACGAAG CGGTGGTGCTCTTTCAGGTGGAAACAAAGAGGCGTCGTAGGTGATAAAGTAAATAGACAGTGTTGA
- the LOC8284337 gene encoding chromatin remodeling protein SHL isoform X3, which yields MAKPKAPRRTLDSYSVKHISKTIKAGDCVLMRPSDPSKPSYVARIERIESDGRGANVRVHVRWYYRPEESIGGRRQFHGSKEVFLSDHYDIQSADTIEGKCTVHSFKNYTRLEAVGNDDFFCRFEYNSSTGAFNPDRVAVYCKCEMPYNPDDLMVQCEGCTDWFHPTCIEMTAEEAKRLDHFFCENCSSEGQKKLQNSHTTSRQPETKISVIISL from the exons ATGGCCAAACCCAAAGCACCAAGACGCACTCTCGACTCCTACTCTGTCAAGCACATCAGCAAAACCATTAAAG CTGGCGACTGCGTGTTGATGCGGCCGTCTGATCCATCAAAGCCATCCTACGTGGCAAGGATCGAGCGGATCGAGTCCGACGGTCGTGGTGCTAACGTAAGAGTCCACGTGCGCTGGTACTACCGGCCGGAGGAATCGATCGGCGGCCGGCGGCAATTTCACGGCTCGAAAGAGGTATTTCTATCTGATCATTATGATATACAAAGCGCTGATACGATCGAAGGAAAGTGTACGGTTcatagttttaaaaattacacCAGACTTGAAGCTGTTGGAAACGATGACTTCTTCTGTCGTTTTGAGTATAATTCCTCTACTGGCGCTTTTAATCCCGATAGAGTCGCCGT GTATTGTAAATGTGAGATGCCTTACAATCCTGATGATTTAATGGTTCAATGTGAAGGCTGCACTGACTG GTTTCATCCTACTTGTATAGAAATGACTGCAGAGGAAGCGAAAAGGCTTGACCATTTCTTCTGCGAGAATTGTTCATCTGAAGGTCAAAAGAAGCTGCAGAATTCCCATACTACTTCCAGACAACCAGAGACGAAG ATCTCCGTGATAATATCACTTTAA